The Candidatus Abyssobacteria bacterium SURF_5 genome includes a region encoding these proteins:
- a CDS encoding HAMP domain-containing protein yields the protein MGLKPRSLKNRLLLSLFVVAVVVFILTELIFIEKGRRSLVKMIEKSVDAYVSSLVAMRLAGPDGGTGLNLAEESIGESKDRSTNAYFLILRLSDSREIARSESLRDVNLSLPMSPQEFPRGKTYFWKARIQGEKVRCAALREFARIETAGDAGSSMDSGESECLFIAGLSQGYIGIRLRETLEITAPLLTIELAVMLALGWVVIWRGLAPLRVFEREVQAISSANLTPVTVPEIKEFASVATTLNAIIANLKDAFERERRFTSNVAHELRTRVSEIRCASEVALKYADDLNERERKNYEDILQSAKEMQDTVLNLLTLARCHAGQLKPQKDLIQLRPLIESLWEKRAKEAASRGIIGFGAVPENLSIVTDRNFLEIILDNLFSNAASHSVENGKIGWVASNHGGEFSFSISNSVRGLSEDDLRCMFEPFWRKDEVRSSGDSHSGLGLSLVKSLAGVLGLSVSARLTAPAILTITLFEKRAA from the coding sequence ATGGGATTGAAACCGAGGAGCCTTAAGAACCGCCTGTTGCTGTCCCTGTTCGTTGTGGCGGTTGTTGTCTTCATCCTGACGGAGTTGATTTTCATCGAGAAGGGGCGGCGCTCTCTCGTCAAGATGATCGAGAAGAGCGTCGATGCCTATGTTTCGAGCCTGGTCGCCATGCGATTGGCTGGTCCTGACGGCGGGACCGGGTTGAATCTGGCCGAAGAATCCATTGGAGAGTCGAAGGACCGCTCCACCAATGCTTACTTCCTGATTCTCCGGCTCAGCGACAGCAGGGAAATCGCACGGTCGGAATCGCTCAGGGATGTGAACCTGTCATTGCCGATGTCGCCGCAGGAGTTTCCTCGCGGCAAAACCTATTTCTGGAAGGCCCGCATTCAGGGCGAAAAGGTACGCTGCGCCGCGCTACGCGAGTTCGCTCGCATAGAAACGGCTGGTGATGCCGGCTCATCGATGGATTCCGGTGAAAGCGAATGCCTCTTTATCGCGGGCTTGAGCCAGGGCTACATCGGCATCCGGCTGCGGGAGACACTCGAGATCACGGCGCCGCTTTTGACAATCGAATTGGCCGTCATGCTTGCGCTGGGCTGGGTGGTCATCTGGCGAGGCCTCGCGCCCCTGCGCGTTTTCGAGCGAGAGGTGCAGGCGATTTCCTCGGCGAACCTGACGCCGGTCACTGTCCCGGAAATCAAGGAATTTGCCAGTGTCGCCACAACGCTGAACGCCATCATCGCTAATCTCAAAGACGCGTTCGAGCGCGAGCGCCGATTCACCTCGAATGTGGCGCATGAGCTGCGCACGCGGGTGAGCGAAATACGCTGTGCGTCCGAGGTGGCCCTGAAATACGCGGACGATCTGAATGAGCGTGAGCGGAAGAATTATGAGGACATTCTTCAGTCGGCAAAAGAAATGCAGGACACGGTGCTGAACCTGCTCACATTGGCGCGTTGTCATGCAGGCCAATTGAAGCCGCAGAAGGACTTGATTCAGCTACGGCCACTCATCGAGTCGCTCTGGGAGAAGCGGGCGAAGGAGGCGGCGTCTCGTGGGATTATTGGCTTCGGCGCTGTCCCGGAAAATCTTTCGATTGTGACCGACAGGAATTTTCTGGAGATTATTCTCGACAATCTCTTTTCGAACGCCGCCAGTCATTCCGTCGAGAACGGAAAGATCGGGTGGGTGGCGAGCAATCATGGCGGCGAGTTCTCATTTTCCATATCCAACAGTGTTCGAGGGCTGTCAGAGGACGACTTGCGCTGCATGTTCGAGCCGTTTTGGCGGAAAGATGAAGTCCGCTCCTCCGGCGACAGCCACAGCGGCCTGGGCCTATCCCTGGTCAAATCGCTGGCCGGGGTTCTCGGCCTGAGCGTAAGCGCCCGCCTCACAGCTCCCGCAATCCTCACAATCACTCTCTTTGAGAAACGCGCGGCCTGA
- a CDS encoding glycosyltransferase, with the protein MHGTRNEGRANMISVIIPAYNEFESLRPLTVELLQTMRDLGEDFEILFVDDGSTDATREVLRSLAGEFDEVRFIGFRKNCGQTSAMAAGFKCARGNILVTLDADMQNDPADIPGLLEKLEDYDVVCGWRRKRRDSIVRRISSRVANSVRNKLSDEQIVDVGCSLKAYKRECVEQLKLFEGMHRFLPTLVKLEGYRVVEVPVNHRERRMGVSKYGIRNRIMKAFIDLLAVRWMKRRHIRYEIEEEG; encoded by the coding sequence ATGCACGGGACGCGGAACGAGGGCAGAGCGAACATGATATCGGTTATCATCCCCGCTTACAACGAATTCGAATCTCTGCGGCCGCTTACTGTCGAACTTCTTCAAACAATGCGAGATCTCGGAGAGGACTTTGAGATTCTGTTTGTGGATGACGGGAGTACTGACGCCACACGCGAGGTTTTGCGCTCACTCGCCGGCGAGTTTGACGAGGTCCGCTTCATCGGTTTTAGAAAAAATTGCGGACAGACATCTGCGATGGCAGCCGGTTTCAAGTGTGCCAGGGGTAACATTCTCGTGACGCTCGACGCCGACATGCAGAACGATCCGGCCGACATCCCCGGGCTTTTGGAGAAACTCGAGGACTATGACGTGGTGTGCGGCTGGCGCCGGAAAAGGCGCGACAGCATTGTGAGGAGAATATCCAGTCGCGTGGCAAACTCCGTCAGAAACAAGCTCAGCGATGAACAGATAGTGGACGTGGGGTGTTCACTGAAAGCCTATAAGAGGGAGTGTGTCGAGCAGCTGAAGCTGTTTGAAGGCATGCACCGTTTCCTGCCCACCTTAGTGAAGTTGGAAGGTTATCGCGTTGTGGAAGTTCCCGTAAATCATCGGGAGAGAAGGATGGGCGTGTCCAAATATGGCATCCGAAACCGAATCATGAAGGCCTTTATTGATCTGCTGGCTGTCAGGTGGATGAAACGACGGCACATCCGATACGAAATCGAGGAGGAAGGATGA
- a CDS encoding DNA-binding response regulator has product MRVLLVEDSKRLQRSVSLGLKKEGFKVDATGDGEEGLWLAESCDYDVIILDLMLPGLDGLSLLRRLRESQRPASVLILSAKDTVEDRVKGLQAGADDYLVKPFAFEELLARLRALIRRRYGVKQNFVSIGELQIDLATRTVSRRGVSIELPPREYNLLELLALRRGAVVSRAEIEQHIYDERKEPMSNVVDAAVSSLRKKLGEAGEPSLIKTRSKAGYLIE; this is encoded by the coding sequence ATGAGAGTTCTGCTGGTAGAAGATTCGAAACGGCTTCAAAGGTCTGTTTCTCTCGGGCTGAAGAAAGAGGGCTTCAAAGTTGACGCCACCGGTGACGGCGAAGAAGGTCTCTGGCTCGCCGAATCCTGTGATTACGACGTGATTATTCTCGATTTGATGCTGCCGGGTCTGGACGGCTTGTCGCTGTTGCGCCGGCTGCGCGAGAGTCAGCGACCGGCCAGCGTGCTGATTCTCTCGGCAAAGGACACGGTTGAAGACAGGGTCAAGGGATTGCAGGCGGGAGCGGATGATTATCTGGTAAAGCCATTCGCGTTCGAAGAGCTTCTTGCCCGGTTGAGGGCGCTCATCCGCCGACGATACGGCGTGAAGCAGAATTTCGTCTCGATTGGCGAGTTGCAGATTGACCTAGCCACACGAACCGTAAGCCGCAGGGGCGTATCAATCGAACTGCCGCCGCGAGAGTACAATCTTCTCGAACTGCTCGCCTTGCGGCGCGGCGCAGTGGTCAGCCGGGCTGAAATTGAACAACATATTTACGACGAGCGCAAGGAGCCGATGAGCAACGTGGTCGACGCGGCCGTGTCGTCCCTGAGGAAAAAACTGGGGGAGGCTGGGGAGCCGTCCCTGATCAAGACCCGGTCAAAGGCAGGATATCTGATTGAGTAG